One genomic window of Gallaecimonas sp. GXIMD4217 includes the following:
- a CDS encoding alpha-amylase family glycosyl hydrolase yields MNKSAFSALALLAAGPLQGADYYGTTEPMAENAIYFLLTDRFVNGDPGNDHRDQGGQYPTFDVPVMGPDGERANIGYLGGDFKGILDNADYLRELGFGAVWLTPIVDNPDQAFSGGEPVSWGSAFTDRGKTGYHGYWGVNFYREDEHLPSPGLDFAAFTQAMKARGLKTVLDIVVNHGSPSFTMAKDQPKFGEIYGPDGELVADHQNLAPEALSPDNPLHDFFYKEKDLVQLSNLADNSPQVLDYFVGAYGQWIDRGADAFRIDTIKHVSNAFWHDFAERIRARYPGFYMFAESYSYDAAEIAKHTHPENGAISVLDFPLKQAMDQVFAKGAGFEALAEPLHLEGGPYANPYELTTFYDNHDMARMAASDEGFIDAHNWLFTARGIPVLYYGSEVGFMRGRGEHQGNRNYFGQERLDAAPQSPIYQALKRIANVRAGAIALQKGLQLNLRLNGDQAAFLRVYQQGERAQQALVLLNKGDRAVTMGVDQYLESGTWRDAFTGKKVRISGPYRTQVPAHGVVVLLKDGQVQNPGLRARLARLMINKAHRTSNK; encoded by the coding sequence ATGAACAAGTCTGCTTTTTCCGCCCTGGCGCTGCTGGCCGCCGGCCCGCTCCAGGGCGCCGATTACTACGGCACCACAGAGCCCATGGCGGAAAACGCCATCTATTTCCTGCTTACCGACCGCTTCGTCAACGGCGATCCGGGCAATGATCACCGCGACCAGGGCGGCCAGTACCCCACCTTCGACGTGCCTGTGATGGGCCCGGATGGCGAGCGGGCCAACATCGGCTACCTGGGCGGTGACTTCAAGGGCATCCTCGACAACGCCGACTACCTCCGCGAGCTCGGCTTCGGCGCCGTCTGGCTGACCCCCATAGTGGACAACCCGGACCAGGCCTTTTCGGGCGGCGAGCCGGTCAGCTGGGGCAGCGCCTTTACCGACCGGGGCAAGACCGGCTACCACGGCTACTGGGGGGTGAACTTCTACCGGGAAGACGAGCACCTGCCGAGCCCCGGCCTGGATTTCGCCGCCTTCACCCAGGCCATGAAGGCCAGGGGCCTGAAGACGGTGCTGGATATCGTCGTCAACCACGGTTCGCCGTCCTTCACCATGGCAAAGGACCAGCCCAAGTTCGGCGAGATCTACGGGCCCGATGGCGAGCTGGTGGCGGACCACCAGAACCTGGCCCCGGAAGCGCTGAGCCCGGACAACCCCCTGCACGACTTCTTCTACAAGGAAAAGGATCTGGTGCAGCTGTCCAACCTGGCGGATAACAGCCCCCAGGTGCTGGACTACTTCGTGGGCGCCTATGGCCAGTGGATAGACAGGGGCGCCGACGCCTTTCGCATCGACACCATCAAGCATGTGTCCAACGCCTTCTGGCATGACTTTGCCGAGCGCATTCGCGCCCGCTATCCCGGCTTCTACATGTTCGCCGAGAGCTACAGCTACGATGCGGCGGAAATCGCCAAACACACCCATCCGGAAAACGGCGCCATCAGCGTGCTGGACTTCCCCCTCAAGCAGGCCATGGATCAGGTGTTCGCCAAGGGCGCCGGCTTCGAGGCCCTGGCCGAGCCCCTGCACCTGGAGGGGGGGCCCTACGCCAACCCCTATGAGCTGACCACCTTCTACGACAACCACGACATGGCGCGCATGGCCGCCAGCGATGAAGGCTTTATCGACGCCCACAACTGGCTGTTCACGGCCAGGGGCATACCTGTGCTCTATTACGGCTCCGAGGTGGGCTTCATGCGCGGCCGCGGCGAGCACCAGGGCAACCGTAACTATTTCGGCCAAGAGCGCCTCGACGCCGCCCCCCAAAGCCCCATCTACCAGGCCCTGAAGCGCATCGCCAATGTCCGGGCCGGTGCCATCGCCCTGCAGAAGGGCCTGCAGCTGAACCTGAGGCTGAACGGCGACCAGGCCGCCTTCCTGCGGGTCTACCAGCAGGGCGAGCGGGCCCAGCAGGCCCTGGTGCTGCTCAACAAGGGTGACCGGGCCGTGACCATGGGCGTGGATCAGTATCTGGAGTCCGGCACCTGGCGGGATGCCTTTACCGGCAAGAAGGTAAGGATTTCAGGGCCCTACCGCACCCAGGTGCCGGCCCACGGCGTGGTGGTGCTGCTCAAGGACGGCCAGGTACAAAACCCCGGGCTCAGGGCCCGGCTGGCGCGGCTGATGATTAATAAGGCGCACCGCACCAGCAACAAGTAA
- a CDS encoding LacI family DNA-binding transcriptional regulator → MRNKGRATSFDIAHLAGVSQSTVSRALRGSPLVNAETRARIQAIARELNYKVDKNASSLRTQHTGTLALLLFEDPTPDESQINPFFLSMLGAITRACARQGYDLLVSFQQLSDDWHADYEDSKKADGIILLGYGDYLAYQAKLDKLLAQGTHFVRWGAVLPGQQGLSIGCDNLQGGRDITGHLLSLSRRRIAFLGTADDHYPEFLDRYLGYRQALEQAGLEADGGLRFDALSSEEDGHSAACALLDSGQPFDALFGASDLIALGAIRALNERGLRVPQDVAVVGFDDIQMAAFANPALTTVRQNTAKAGEMLVNTLIEQIRGQDAVSATIAAEPVIRRSCGAAG, encoded by the coding sequence ATGCGAAACAAAGGCAGGGCAACCTCCTTCGACATTGCCCATCTGGCTGGGGTTTCCCAGTCCACCGTCTCCCGCGCCCTGCGCGGCAGCCCCCTGGTCAACGCCGAGACCCGGGCCCGGATCCAGGCCATCGCCCGGGAGCTCAACTACAAGGTCGACAAGAACGCCTCCAGCCTGCGGACCCAGCACACCGGCACCCTGGCGCTGCTGTTGTTCGAGGATCCGACCCCGGACGAGTCCCAGATCAATCCCTTCTTCCTGTCCATGCTGGGCGCCATCACCCGCGCCTGCGCCCGCCAGGGCTACGATCTGCTGGTCTCCTTCCAGCAGCTCAGCGACGACTGGCACGCCGACTACGAGGACAGCAAGAAGGCCGACGGCATCATCCTTTTGGGCTACGGCGACTACCTGGCATACCAGGCCAAGCTGGACAAGCTGCTGGCCCAGGGCACCCACTTCGTGCGCTGGGGCGCCGTGCTGCCCGGCCAGCAGGGCCTGTCCATCGGCTGCGACAACCTCCAGGGCGGCCGCGACATCACCGGCCACCTGCTGTCCTTAAGCCGCCGCCGCATCGCCTTCCTCGGCACCGCCGACGACCATTACCCCGAATTCTTGGACCGCTACCTTGGCTACCGCCAGGCCCTGGAGCAGGCCGGCCTCGAGGCCGATGGCGGGTTGCGCTTCGATGCCCTGTCCTCCGAGGAAGACGGCCACAGCGCCGCCTGCGCCCTGCTGGACAGCGGCCAGCCCTTCGACGCCCTGTTCGGCGCCAGCGATCTCATCGCCCTGGGCGCCATCCGCGCCCTCAACGAGCGCGGCCTCAGGGTGCCCCAGGACGTGGCCGTGGTGGGCTTCGACGACATCCAGATGGCCGCCTTCGCCAACCCGGCCCTGACCACGGTGCGCCAGAACACCGCCAAGGCCGGCGAGATGCTGGTCAACACCCTCATCGAGCAGATCCGCGGCCAGGACGCGGTCAGCGCCACCATCGCCGCCGAGCCGGTCATTCGCCGTTCCTGCGGCGCGGCCGGCTGA